A single Streptomyces sannanensis DNA region contains:
- a CDS encoding Bax inhibitor-1/YccA family protein yields the protein MRSSNPVFSRRGFSRDNSGYAGFDAAPQAGGPAAGTNPYATNPYATNPYAQDVSVGAPAQAPARTGAMTMDDVVARTAVTLGTVVLGAIAAWWLLPVDPANLGKSYAVAVGAGLVAFVLGLVQSFKRKASPALILAYAAFEGVFLGVVSSVVSTYVAPGAVPQAVLGTMAVFAGVLIAYKTRLIRVTRRFYGFVMAAAIGFMLLMLVNMLVAVFAGGDGLGLRSGGLGILFGIVGVVLGACFLALDFKQVEDGVAYGAPREESWLAAFGLTMTLVWIYMEMLRLVQLLQGDD from the coding sequence ATGAGGAGCAGCAACCCGGTCTTCTCGCGACGAGGGTTCAGCCGCGACAACAGCGGCTATGCGGGCTTCGACGCCGCGCCACAGGCCGGGGGCCCCGCCGCAGGAACGAACCCGTACGCGACCAACCCGTACGCGACCAACCCGTACGCCCAGGACGTCTCCGTGGGCGCCCCGGCGCAGGCACCCGCCCGCACCGGCGCCATGACGATGGATGATGTCGTCGCCCGCACGGCCGTGACGCTGGGCACCGTCGTGCTCGGTGCCATCGCGGCCTGGTGGCTGCTGCCGGTCGACCCGGCGAACCTCGGCAAGTCGTACGCCGTTGCCGTCGGCGCCGGCCTGGTGGCGTTCGTTCTGGGGCTCGTGCAGTCCTTCAAGCGCAAGGCCTCGCCCGCGCTGATCCTGGCGTACGCGGCCTTCGAGGGTGTCTTCCTCGGCGTGGTGTCGAGCGTCGTCAGCACCTACGTCGCTCCGGGCGCGGTACCCCAGGCGGTTCTGGGCACGATGGCGGTCTTCGCCGGTGTCCTCATCGCGTACAAGACCCGGCTCATCCGGGTGACCCGCCGCTTCTACGGCTTCGTGATGGCGGCCGCGATCGGCTTCATGCTGCTGATGCTGGTGAACATGCTGGTCGCGGTCTTCGCCGGCGGCGACGGTCTGGGCCTGCGCAGCGGCGGCCTCGGCATCCTCTTCGGCATCGTCGGTGTGGTGCTCGGTGCCTGCTTCCTGGCCCTCGACTTCAAGCAGGTCGAGGACGGTGTGGCGTACGGCGCTCCGCGTGAGGAGTCCTGGCTGGCGGCCTTCGGCCTCACCATGACGCTGGTGTGGATCTACATGGAGATGCTGCGCCTGGTGCAGCTCCTGCAGGGCGACGACTGA
- a CDS encoding ABC transporter ATP-binding protein → MTTISTASRATAVAARAVELSKVYGQGETQVVALDRVSVDFVQGEFTAIMGPSGSGKSTLMHCVAGLDNFSSGSVRIGDTELGSLKDKQLTQLRRDKIGFIFQAFNLLPTLTALENITLPMDIAGRKPDKQWLNNVIDMVGLSDRLSHRPSQLSGGQQQRVAVARALAGRPDIIFGDEPTGNLDSRSGAEVLGFLRNSVREMGQTVVMVTHDPVAASYADRVIFLADGRIVDEMLSPTADRVLDRMKDFDAKGRTS, encoded by the coding sequence GTGACCACCATCTCCACCGCTTCCCGCGCCACTGCGGTGGCCGCCCGTGCCGTTGAGCTGAGCAAGGTCTACGGGCAGGGCGAAACCCAGGTGGTCGCTCTGGACCGGGTCAGCGTGGACTTCGTGCAGGGCGAGTTCACCGCGATCATGGGCCCCTCCGGCTCCGGCAAGTCGACGCTGATGCACTGCGTCGCCGGTCTGGACAACTTCAGCAGCGGCTCCGTACGCATCGGCGACACCGAGCTCGGCTCGCTCAAGGACAAGCAGCTCACCCAGCTGCGCCGGGACAAGATCGGCTTCATCTTCCAGGCGTTCAACCTGCTGCCGACGCTGACGGCGCTGGAGAACATCACCCTCCCCATGGACATCGCGGGCCGCAAGCCCGACAAGCAGTGGCTCAACAACGTGATCGACATGGTGGGCCTGTCCGACCGCCTCAGCCACCGCCCGTCCCAGCTCTCCGGCGGCCAGCAGCAGCGCGTGGCGGTGGCCCGTGCCCTGGCCGGACGCCCGGACATCATCTTCGGTGACGAGCCGACCGGAAACCTCGACTCGCGGTCGGGCGCCGAGGTGCTGGGCTTCCTTCGTAATTCCGTACGAGAGATGGGCCAGACCGTCGTCATGGTGACGCACGACCCGGTGGCCGCCTCCTACGCCGACCGTGTGATCTTCCTTGCGGACGGACGGATCGTCGACGAGATGCTGAGCCCGACGGCCGACAGGGTGCTCGACCGGATGAAGGACTTCGACGCGAAGGGCCGCACGAGCTGA
- a CDS encoding ABC transporter permease yields MFRTALRNVLAHKARLLMTVLAVMLGVAFVSGTLVFTDTLGNAFRNQSAKSYDDVAVAVTSHYNENDPEDQPGLNQQMLDRISRLDGVAAVTGRVDGFAGVADQDGKLIGNGWSNTGANFAPGKDGKDSQYDFTDGSGPAADDQIALDKETATKGKYQVGDRVRVATNGPVKEYTLSGVFTTEDGAVNAGGSLVLFRTPVAQQMFLKPGFYQSFSVTATPGTDDAKILAEVKPLLPDNAEAKTGQDLADEQAADIESGLGALNQVLLAFAAIALFVGVFLISNTFTMLVAQRTKELALMRAVGASRRQITRSVLTEAMVVGVVASMVGFVLGLGLAIGLRSAMGSFGAKMPDGPLVVSSTPVIASLAVGVLVTVLAAWLPGRRAAKIPPVAAMSSVHAVATTKSLVLRNTIGGIITLLGLAGILGGAAVGADSGRLLIGAGAFFALIGVIVLIPLLSRPAVAVVRPLLSRVFSVSGKLASQNAVRNPRRTGATASALAIGLTLVTGLSVLGVTVGSALDKSITDNIKADYMLSMPSGDGLDPSALAALEKAKGVTAVSPQQSSYFELKGETRPVSGVTPGDIEKVLTLETASGSLDTLGKGQIAVAEKMAKKQGWKVGDTLPVTYPDQKKAELTVGAVFKDNEFVAPVLADRELLAPHEVKPYIPQIFVKTTGDEQDLVNALGRNPAIAVMDQQDIRNTFGGMINQLLNIMYGLLAMALIIAVLGVINTLAMSVFERRQEIGMLRAIGLDRRRVKRMIRLEAVVIAVFGAVVGIALGSFLAWAIGETFKSSIPGYALVIPWDRIGIFLLLSGLVGILAALWPARSAARLNMLAAIKAE; encoded by the coding sequence ATGTTCCGAACCGCCCTGCGCAATGTGCTGGCGCACAAGGCCAGGCTGCTGATGACCGTGCTCGCCGTCATGCTCGGCGTGGCCTTCGTCTCCGGCACCCTCGTCTTCACCGACACCCTCGGCAACGCCTTCCGCAATCAGTCGGCCAAGAGCTACGACGATGTCGCGGTGGCCGTCACCTCGCACTACAACGAGAACGACCCCGAGGACCAGCCCGGTCTGAACCAGCAGATGCTCGACAGGATCTCCCGCCTGGACGGCGTCGCCGCTGTGACCGGCCGTGTGGACGGCTTCGCCGGGGTCGCCGACCAGGACGGCAAGCTGATCGGCAACGGCTGGTCCAACACGGGCGCCAACTTCGCGCCCGGCAAGGACGGCAAGGACTCCCAGTACGACTTCACCGACGGATCCGGACCGGCCGCGGACGACCAGATCGCCCTCGACAAGGAGACCGCCACCAAGGGCAAGTACCAGGTCGGTGACCGGGTGCGGGTCGCCACCAACGGCCCGGTGAAGGAGTACACCCTCTCCGGTGTCTTCACCACCGAGGACGGCGCGGTGAACGCCGGCGGCAGCCTGGTGCTGTTCCGGACCCCGGTCGCGCAGCAGATGTTCCTCAAGCCCGGCTTTTACCAGAGCTTCTCCGTCACCGCCACCCCCGGCACCGACGACGCGAAGATCCTCGCCGAGGTGAAGCCGCTGCTGCCGGACAACGCCGAGGCGAAGACCGGCCAGGACCTGGCCGATGAGCAGGCCGCGGACATCGAGAGCGGCCTCGGTGCCCTCAACCAGGTGCTGCTGGCCTTCGCCGCCATAGCGCTCTTCGTCGGTGTCTTCCTCATCTCCAACACCTTCACCATGCTGGTCGCCCAGCGCACCAAGGAGCTCGCGCTGATGCGCGCAGTCGGTGCCTCTCGCCGCCAGATCACCCGCTCGGTCCTCACCGAGGCCATGGTCGTCGGCGTCGTCGCCTCCATGGTCGGCTTCGTCCTCGGCCTCGGGCTCGCGATCGGACTGCGTTCGGCGATGGGCTCGTTCGGCGCGAAGATGCCCGACGGTCCGCTGGTCGTCTCGTCCACGCCGGTCATCGCCTCCCTGGCCGTCGGCGTACTGGTCACCGTGCTGGCCGCGTGGCTGCCCGGCCGCCGGGCCGCGAAGATCCCGCCGGTGGCGGCGATGAGCAGCGTCCACGCGGTGGCGACCACCAAGTCGCTGGTCCTGCGCAACACCATCGGCGGCATCATCACCCTGCTCGGCCTGGCCGGGATTCTCGGTGGCGCGGCGGTCGGCGCCGACTCCGGCCGACTGCTCATCGGCGCGGGCGCGTTCTTCGCCCTGATCGGCGTGATCGTGCTGATCCCGCTGCTGTCCCGGCCTGCCGTCGCGGTCGTACGCCCACTGCTGTCCCGGGTGTTCAGCGTCTCCGGCAAGCTGGCGAGCCAGAACGCGGTCCGCAACCCGCGCCGCACCGGCGCCACGGCATCCGCACTGGCCATCGGGCTGACCCTGGTCACCGGTCTCTCGGTGCTCGGTGTGACCGTGGGCTCCGCGCTGGACAAGTCGATCACGGACAACATCAAGGCCGACTACATGCTCAGCATGCCCAGCGGTGACGGGCTCGACCCGTCCGCGCTGGCCGCACTGGAGAAGGCCAAGGGTGTCACCGCGGTCTCGCCGCAGCAGTCCTCGTACTTCGAACTCAAGGGGGAGACGAGGCCGGTCTCCGGCGTCACCCCCGGTGACATCGAGAAGGTCCTCACCCTCGAGACCGCGTCCGGTTCGCTGGACACCCTCGGCAAGGGACAGATCGCGGTCGCCGAGAAGATGGCGAAGAAGCAGGGCTGGAAGGTCGGCGACACGCTGCCGGTCACCTACCCGGACCAGAAGAAGGCCGAGCTCACGGTCGGCGCGGTCTTCAAGGACAACGAGTTCGTCGCGCCGGTGCTGGCCGACCGCGAGCTGCTGGCGCCGCATGAGGTCAAGCCGTACATCCCGCAGATCTTCGTGAAGACGACGGGCGACGAGCAGGACCTGGTCAACGCGCTCGGCCGGAACCCGGCGATCGCCGTGATGGACCAGCAGGACATCCGCAACACCTTCGGCGGCATGATCAACCAGCTGCTGAACATCATGTACGGACTGCTGGCGATGGCTCTGATCATCGCGGTGCTCGGTGTCATCAACACCCTGGCCATGTCCGTCTTCGAGCGGCGACAGGAGATCGGCATGCTGCGGGCGATCGGTCTGGACCGCCGCAGGGTGAAGCGCATGATCCGTCTGGAGGCCGTGGTCATCGCGGTCTTCGGCGCGGTGGTCGGTATCGCGCTGGGTTCCTTCCTCGCCTGGGCGATCGGCGAGACGTTCAAGAGCTCGATCCCGGGGTACGCGCTGGTCATCCCCTGGGACCGGATCGGCATCTTCCTGCTGCTGTCCGGGCTGGTGGGCATCCTGGCCGCGCTGTGGCCGGCCAGGAGCGCCGCACGGCTGAACATGCTGGCGGCCATCAAGGCCGAGTAG
- a CDS encoding cyclopropane-fatty-acyl-phospholipid synthase family protein: MADAATRLTTLAEELLGAPLPVRVRAWDGSECGPPGAATLVVRDRRALRRLLWKPGELGLARAWVAGELDVEGDLYALLDPLAGLLWERGPRPGPGSEARGAIHAMTDPRLRAAVRELVRLAGPGLPPAPPPEEVRRRTGRLHTRHRDRQAISHHYDVGNEFYELVLGPSMVYSCAYWDEGSTLEDAQRDKLDLICRKLALEEGDRLLDVGCGWGSMALHAAREYGARVVGITLSVEQAAYARKRIAEEGLTDRIEIRVQDYRDVRDGPYDAIASIGMAEHVGTERYREYADKLYTLLRPGGRLLNHQIARRPERDEAAYRVDDFIDAYVFPDGELAPLGRTLSLLEEAGFEARDVEAIREHYALTLRGWVANLEAAWPRAARLTGPGRARVWRLYMAACAVSFERGRIGVNQILAVRPPEDGTSGMPLRSRTWNTHGTTTAPGGTASGRPEAKPAGTASGSSGLEDGGTTSSPSLGAPLGAPWGR; this comes from the coding sequence ATGGCCGATGCCGCAACGCGGCTCACCACTCTCGCCGAGGAACTGCTGGGGGCCCCGCTTCCGGTCCGCGTCCGCGCCTGGGACGGCAGCGAGTGCGGCCCTCCCGGCGCCGCCACTCTGGTCGTCCGTGACCGCCGCGCCCTGCGGCGGCTGCTGTGGAAGCCCGGTGAACTCGGTCTCGCCCGCGCCTGGGTGGCCGGCGAGCTCGATGTCGAGGGCGACCTCTACGCGCTGCTGGACCCGCTCGCGGGGCTGCTCTGGGAGCGCGGCCCCCGCCCCGGCCCCGGCTCCGAGGCGCGGGGCGCGATCCACGCCATGACCGACCCGCGGCTGCGTGCCGCCGTACGCGAGCTGGTGCGACTGGCGGGCCCCGGGCTGCCGCCCGCCCCGCCTCCCGAGGAGGTCCGGCGACGCACCGGCCGACTCCACACCAGGCATCGCGACCGGCAGGCCATCAGTCACCACTACGACGTGGGCAACGAGTTCTACGAGCTGGTCCTCGGCCCCTCCATGGTCTACTCCTGCGCCTACTGGGACGAGGGCAGCACCCTGGAGGACGCCCAGCGCGACAAGCTCGACCTGATCTGCCGCAAGCTCGCTCTCGAGGAGGGCGACCGGCTGCTCGACGTCGGCTGCGGCTGGGGCTCCATGGCCCTGCACGCGGCCCGCGAGTACGGTGCCCGGGTCGTCGGCATCACGCTGTCCGTCGAGCAGGCCGCGTACGCCCGCAAGCGCATCGCCGAGGAGGGCCTGACCGACCGGATCGAGATCCGCGTCCAGGACTACCGCGACGTCAGGGACGGCCCGTACGACGCGATTGCCTCCATCGGCATGGCCGAACACGTCGGCACGGAGCGCTACCGGGAGTACGCCGACAAGCTCTACACCCTTCTCAGGCCGGGCGGCCGGCTGCTCAACCACCAGATCGCCCGCCGCCCGGAGCGGGACGAAGCGGCCTACCGGGTGGACGACTTCATCGACGCCTACGTCTTCCCCGACGGCGAGCTGGCCCCCCTGGGCCGGACGCTCTCGCTGCTGGAGGAGGCGGGCTTCGAGGCCCGGGACGTCGAGGCGATCCGCGAGCACTACGCCCTGACCCTGCGCGGCTGGGTCGCCAACCTGGAGGCCGCCTGGCCCCGCGCGGCCCGCCTCACGGGCCCCGGCCGTGCCCGCGTCTGGCGCCTCTACATGGCGGCGTGCGCGGTCTCCTTCGAACGCGGCAGGATCGGCGTCAACCAGATCCTCGCGGTCCGCCCACCCGAGGACGGCACCTCCGGCATGCCGCTGCGCTCCCGCACCTGGAATACCCACGGCACCACCACCGCGCCAGGCGGCACGGCGTCCGGTCGACCCGAGGCGAAGCCCGCCGGAACCGCATCCGGCTCGTCCGGCCTCGAAGACGGCGGCACCACATCCAGCCCGTCCCTGGGGGCACCTCTGGGAGCACCCTGGGGGAGGTAG